A portion of the Cydia fagiglandana chromosome 7, ilCydFagi1.1, whole genome shotgun sequence genome contains these proteins:
- the LOC134666374 gene encoding insulin-related peptide 4-like: MKIQVAILLAIVTIAAAEDSAQIYCGRQLSRTLAGLCYEKYYSQEKRSPHHEFYDFGSEYISPWLADATAQRLNGVRGKKSVGIVTECCDKPCTVEEMMTYC, from the coding sequence ATGAAGATCCAGGTAGCAATCCTCTTGGCCATCGTCACTATTGCGGCAGCTGAAGATTCGGCTCAGATATACTGCGGGAGACAACTATCGAGGACCTTGGCGGGGCTTTGTTACGAGAAATATTACAGTCAAGAAAAACGATCACCGCACCATGAGTTTTATGACTTTGGATCAGAGTACATTTCACCTTGGCTGGCAGATGCCACAGCTCAGCGATTGAATGGTGTCAGAGGGAAGAAGTCAGTTGGGATTGTCACGGAGTGCTGCGACAAGCCGTGCACGGTGGAAGAAATGATGACTTACTGCTAG